The Terriglobia bacterium genome includes a region encoding these proteins:
- a CDS encoding glycosyltransferase yields MASIGNSLRSAAPSNGAGARTSLSVVVPVHNEQYLVEASLLRLLDLTESPLLARIQVIVVDDGSCDQTPAVLERFQKHLPADSSGAIEWLFLRHERNQGKGGAVRTAIEHADCDLCVVHDADLEYHPRDLLQMLPLFLHENADAVFGSRFMAGGFKRALFFKHSVGNHILTFLCDLACDLNLTDMETCYKMVRTDLLKTIPLVSSDFRIEPELTIKLAKRGANIFEVPISYSGRTYQEGKKIGWRDGVRALGAIVRFKVSDLICKPDQYGSEVSVRLGRAPNYSRWLADLVRPQLGSQVLEIGAGTGSLTVQLIPRAQYWACDGNPLFVRALQKLTVTRPYLAAAVVDPADPSSFPAGHSFETVICHNVLEHVDDDVGVLRGIGNTVGESGRIVVLVPNAPGLFGAIDRSLGHRRRYTRAQIRALAENAGLQCVAIIPFNRFCYVPWWVAGRLLRRRHFSLLQVKLVNWIAPVLRRLDRFVPAPPLSWIAVFEKRAG; encoded by the coding sequence ATGGCATCTATAGGAAATTCATTGCGCTCAGCGGCGCCCTCGAATGGCGCCGGCGCACGCACCTCTCTGTCCGTTGTGGTGCCGGTGCACAACGAGCAATACCTGGTCGAGGCCAGTCTGTTGCGGCTCCTGGATTTGACAGAATCTCCCCTATTAGCCCGCATCCAGGTGATCGTTGTGGATGACGGCTCGTGCGACCAGACCCCGGCCGTGCTGGAGCGCTTCCAGAAGCATCTACCGGCCGATAGTTCCGGCGCCATCGAGTGGCTTTTTCTTCGCCACGAGCGCAATCAGGGAAAAGGCGGCGCGGTTCGAACGGCGATCGAGCACGCTGATTGTGATCTTTGCGTCGTCCACGACGCCGATCTCGAATACCACCCGCGAGACCTGCTGCAAATGTTGCCGCTGTTCCTGCACGAGAATGCGGACGCTGTGTTCGGCTCGCGCTTCATGGCCGGCGGATTCAAGCGCGCCCTGTTCTTCAAACATTCCGTCGGCAATCACATCCTGACATTCCTCTGCGATCTTGCCTGCGACCTCAACCTGACCGATATGGAAACCTGCTACAAAATGGTGCGCACCGATCTGCTGAAGACCATTCCCCTGGTGAGCAGCGATTTCCGTATCGAGCCCGAGTTGACCATCAAACTGGCCAAACGCGGCGCCAACATTTTCGAAGTTCCCATCAGCTACTCCGGTCGCACCTACCAGGAAGGGAAGAAGATTGGGTGGAGGGACGGAGTGCGGGCCCTGGGGGCAATCGTCCGGTTCAAAGTTTCCGACCTCATCTGCAAGCCCGATCAGTACGGCAGCGAAGTATCCGTTCGCCTCGGACGTGCGCCCAATTACAGCCGTTGGCTGGCGGATCTGGTGCGGCCGCAACTCGGCTCGCAGGTATTGGAAATTGGCGCTGGTACCGGCAGCCTGACCGTGCAGTTGATCCCTCGGGCGCAATACTGGGCCTGTGACGGGAACCCGCTGTTTGTGCGCGCCTTGCAAAAACTGACCGTCACCCGGCCCTATCTTGCCGCCGCGGTTGTCGATCCCGCGGATCCGAGCTCGTTTCCCGCGGGTCACTCGTTTGAGACGGTGATCTGCCACAATGTGCTGGAGCACGTCGATGACGACGTGGGCGTGCTGCGCGGCATCGGCAACACGGTCGGTGAAAGCGGCCGGATTGTCGTTCTGGTGCCGAACGCGCCCGGGCTGTTCGGCGCCATCGACCGCAGCTTGGGCCACCGGCGGCGGTATACGCGCGCCCAGATCCGTGCGCTCGCCGAAAACGCCGGCCTGCAATGCGTCGCCATTATTCCTTTTAACCGGTTCTGTTATGTGCCGTGGTGGGTTGCGGGCCGTCTCCTGCGCCGCCGCCATTTCAGTCTGTTGCAAGTTAAGCTGGTGAACTGGATCGCGCCCGTCCTGCGGCGTCTTGACAGGTTTGTCCCGGCGCCGCCGCTGTCGTGGATCGCAGTTTTCGAAAAGCGGGCTGGGTAG
- a CDS encoding DegT/DnrJ/EryC1/StrS family aminotransferase — MQFPFLDLKAQFATIRDEVMAAVNRVMESQRFIMGPEVSALEEEIKAQVGCQFAFGCASGSDALLLALMALGIGPGHEVITVPFTFVATAGSIARLHARPVFVDIDSATFNMDPAKLEAAITPRTKAIIPVHLFGLSADLDPILEIGKRHGIAVIEDAAQAIGAKYKGKPAGSMGTFGCYSFFPSKNLGGAGDGGLITTNDPALAAQLKLLREHGSRTRYDYEILGINSRLDALQAAILRVKLKYLDGWTAGRRRNADRYRHLIQERGLSKHVRVPACPSHATHIYHQFTIRVRQRDQLRTHLAQQGIPSEIYYPHPLHLQPAFADLGYRPGSMPESEAASREVLSLPIYPELTDRQLQMVVKAIAGFDHATPAPESRA, encoded by the coding sequence ATGCAGTTTCCTTTTCTCGACTTGAAGGCGCAGTTTGCCACGATTCGCGACGAGGTGATGGCGGCGGTGAACCGGGTGATGGAGTCGCAACGCTTCATCATGGGCCCGGAAGTCAGCGCCCTTGAAGAGGAAATCAAGGCGCAGGTCGGTTGCCAATTTGCGTTCGGTTGCGCGTCAGGCTCCGACGCGCTGCTGCTTGCGCTGATGGCATTGGGGATCGGCCCTGGCCATGAGGTCATTACGGTTCCGTTCACATTTGTTGCCACTGCCGGCAGCATCGCCCGCTTGCATGCCAGGCCGGTGTTCGTGGACATCGACAGCGCCACCTTCAACATGGACCCGGCCAAGCTGGAGGCAGCGATTACGCCGCGTACCAAGGCCATCATTCCGGTCCACCTGTTTGGATTGTCCGCCGATCTCGATCCGATCCTTGAGATCGGCAAGCGGCATGGCATTGCGGTGATCGAGGATGCCGCCCAGGCGATCGGGGCGAAGTACAAAGGGAAGCCGGCCGGGAGTATGGGAACCTTTGGCTGCTACAGCTTTTTCCCGTCGAAAAATCTTGGCGGCGCCGGCGATGGAGGGCTCATTACGACCAACGACCCGGCGCTGGCAGCCCAACTCAAACTTTTGCGCGAGCACGGCAGCCGCACCAGGTACGACTATGAAATCCTCGGCATCAACAGCCGCCTTGACGCGCTGCAAGCGGCGATTCTGCGCGTCAAGCTGAAGTATCTGGATGGTTGGACTGCCGGCCGGCGGCGCAACGCCGATCGCTATCGCCATCTCATCCAGGAGCGCGGATTATCCAAGCACGTGCGGGTTCCGGCATGCCCGTCGCACGCCACCCACATTTACCACCAGTTCACCATCCGCGTACGCCAACGCGATCAACTCAGAACGCACCTGGCGCAGCAGGGCATTCCGAGCGAGATTTACTATCCGCATCCACTCCATCTGCAGCCGGCGTTTGCAGATCTCGGATATCGGCCCGGCAGCATGCCGGAATCGGAGGCAGCGTCGCGCGAAGTTCTGTCGCTGCCGATTTATCCGGAACTGACTGACCGGCAGTTGCAGATGGTGGTCAAGGCGATCGCCGGGTTCGATCACGCCACGCCAGCGCCGGAATCCCGAGCCTAG
- a CDS encoding PIN domain nuclease, protein MILVDTSVWIDFFSSSPGRAGAELRRLIEEAEPFALTGVIVAEVLQGLIRDASRIEQYLAHWEMLEPRGFETYREAAAIYRAARAKGFTPTTIDAVIAAIALEHKASVFTLDQDFSRIARITTLALYSF, encoded by the coding sequence TTGATCCTGGTGGACACCTCCGTCTGGATCGATTTCTTCAGTTCTTCTCCCGGTCGCGCCGGCGCCGAGCTGCGCCGCTTGATCGAGGAGGCCGAGCCCTTCGCCCTTACCGGAGTCATCGTTGCCGAAGTGTTGCAGGGTCTCATCAGGGACGCGAGCCGCATTGAGCAGTATCTGGCGCACTGGGAGATGCTCGAACCCCGCGGCTTTGAAACCTACCGCGAGGCGGCGGCCATCTACCGGGCAGCACGCGCGAAAGGCTTTACTCCGACCACAATTGATGCCGTGATCGCGGCCATTGCTCTGGAACACAAGGCCAGCGTTTTCACCCTCGACCAAGATTTCTCCAGAATCGCTCGCATTACGACCCTCGCGCTCTACAGCTTTTGA
- a CDS encoding type II toxin-antitoxin system VapB family antitoxin: MSRTNIDIDEGLIRKARKLTRLRTKRQIVDRALELLVRSESRKGILRFYGSGIWKGDLKASRRNRV; this comes from the coding sequence ATGAGCAGAACCAATATCGACATCGACGAGGGCTTGATCCGCAAGGCACGCAAACTGACTCGTCTCAGGACGAAACGGCAGATCGTGGATAGAGCCCTGGAATTGCTCGTTCGCTCCGAGAGTCGCAAAGGCATTCTTCGCTTCTACGGGAGCGGCATCTGGAAGGGCGACCTCAAAGCCTCACGGAGAAACCGCGTTTGA
- a CDS encoding glycosyltransferase family 2 protein yields MATYSLIFPAFNESARLAPTLETVLSYVSQQHWKAEIIVVDDGSTDGTADIVREYTRRNAIVRLVQNPGNRGKGYSVRNGMLNAHGDVLLFSDADLSSPISEAPKLFAAIENGAEVAIGSRWLNSEVQTQRQSLLRQLYGRIYNLLLRVVLGLDYRDTQCGFKAFTRPAARLIFSAQKIERWGFDPELLFLAKLYRLRVAEVPVEWGHVGESKINPVVDGARMFRELLSIRWNGVSGKYAKPAVTQAAAR; encoded by the coding sequence ATGGCAACGTACAGCCTAATCTTTCCCGCCTTTAACGAGAGTGCGAGGCTGGCCCCGACTCTCGAAACAGTGCTGAGCTACGTGTCTCAGCAGCACTGGAAGGCGGAAATCATCGTGGTCGATGATGGTTCCACGGATGGTACTGCCGACATCGTGCGCGAATACACTCGCCGCAACGCGATCGTGCGGCTGGTGCAGAACCCCGGCAATCGCGGCAAAGGGTACAGCGTGCGCAACGGGATGCTCAACGCGCATGGCGACGTGTTGCTGTTCAGCGATGCCGACCTTTCTTCCCCGATTTCAGAAGCGCCCAAACTGTTCGCCGCCATTGAAAACGGCGCCGAAGTGGCCATCGGCTCACGCTGGCTCAACTCCGAGGTGCAGACGCAGCGGCAATCCCTACTGCGACAACTGTACGGCCGGATTTACAACCTGCTGCTCCGGGTCGTTCTCGGCCTGGACTACCGGGACACGCAATGCGGATTCAAGGCGTTCACGCGCCCGGCGGCCCGCCTGATCTTTTCGGCGCAGAAAATTGAGCGCTGGGGATTTGACCCTGAATTGCTGTTCCTAGCGAAGCTGTATCGCCTGCGCGTGGCCGAAGTACCGGTGGAGTGGGGGCACGTGGGAGAATCGAAGATCAATCCTGTCGTGGATGGCGCGCGGATGTTCCGCGAGTTGCTCAGCATCCGCTGGAACGGCGTGAGCGGCAAGTACGCCAAGCCGGCGGTCACGCAAGCGGCAGCGCGCTAG
- a CDS encoding molybdopterin-dependent oxidoreductase, whose translation MKDDRHLQAGVETAEPPDLSRREFLALGSGLFVFCMIDPLSALQEAQRAPVRPGYPTDFNAYLRIAPDGRVTCLVGKIEMGQGIMTSLAQLLADELDVRLDSVDMIMGDTDQCPWDMGTFGSLSVRQFGPVLRAAGAEARAVLLQMAAEQLQAPVERLQVKDGIVTDPQQGRHISYGQLVKGQRIERHIEKVPIKLATMATVIGQSPARKDTLEKVTGKARYAGDIALPGMLHARLVRPPAHGSAMKDADTTAAEKLPGVRVVRDHDLIAVLHERRDVADKALALVQASFDRPRPGPDEKTIFAHLLQHAPQPRVVHESGSLAEGEKAATTLVEQTYLNSYVAHAALETHSATAQIENGKATVWASTQTPFPLKQQIAQALGFPPQNVRIITPYLGGGFGGKSAARQAAEAARLAQLVGKPVQVVWGRAEEFFYDTFRPAAVVKVRSGVDGAGKLVLWQFEVLAAGDRGARQFYEIPHQRTTSAGGWQGGNPAEMHPFGVGPWRAPSANTNTFARESQIDILAWKLRMDPVEFRRTHLADKRMRRVLEAAAKQFDWKAVRTPSSRGVGVACGIDSGSYVATMAQVDVNKSTGRVQVKRVVCAQDEGVIVNPDGSRQQMEGCITMGLGYALTEEVRFQDGKILDRNFDTYEIPRFTWLPQIETILVENPEVPPQGCGEPAIITMGAVIANAIFDAVGARVLQLPMTPARVLEAMKRA comes from the coding sequence GTGAAGGACGATCGTCATCTGCAGGCCGGTGTCGAGACGGCCGAACCTCCGGACCTGAGCCGGCGCGAGTTCCTCGCGCTCGGTTCAGGGTTGTTTGTCTTCTGCATGATCGACCCCCTCTCTGCCCTGCAGGAAGCGCAGCGCGCGCCTGTCCGCCCGGGCTACCCGACCGATTTCAACGCCTACCTTCGAATTGCTCCTGATGGGCGCGTCACTTGCCTGGTGGGCAAGATCGAGATGGGCCAGGGGATCATGACTTCTCTGGCGCAATTGCTGGCCGATGAACTCGATGTGCGCTTGGACTCCGTCGACATGATCATGGGCGACACCGACCAGTGCCCCTGGGATATGGGCACCTTCGGATCGCTTTCGGTGCGGCAGTTCGGGCCCGTCCTGAGGGCTGCCGGCGCCGAAGCCCGAGCGGTATTGCTACAGATGGCGGCCGAGCAACTGCAAGCGCCGGTCGAGCGGTTGCAGGTCAAGGACGGGATCGTCACCGACCCGCAGCAAGGCAGGCACATTTCCTACGGCCAATTGGTAAAGGGCCAGCGCATCGAGCGGCACATCGAGAAAGTGCCGATCAAGTTGGCCACCATGGCCACGGTGATCGGGCAATCGCCGGCGCGCAAAGACACGCTGGAAAAAGTAACCGGCAAGGCCCGCTACGCCGGCGACATCGCGCTACCCGGCATGCTGCATGCGCGCCTGGTGCGCCCCCCGGCGCATGGCTCGGCCATGAAGGATGCCGACACCACGGCGGCGGAGAAGCTGCCCGGCGTGCGCGTAGTCCGCGACCACGACCTCATCGCCGTGTTGCACGAACGTCGCGATGTGGCTGACAAGGCGCTTGCGCTCGTCCAAGCAAGCTTCGACCGGCCCCGCCCGGGCCCGGATGAAAAGACGATCTTCGCACACCTGCTCCAGCATGCGCCGCAGCCCCGCGTGGTGCACGAAAGCGGCAGCCTCGCGGAAGGCGAAAAAGCCGCCACCACGCTCGTGGAGCAGACCTACCTGAACAGCTACGTTGCCCATGCCGCGTTGGAAACCCACTCCGCGACGGCGCAGATCGAAAACGGCAAAGCGACAGTCTGGGCTAGCACGCAGACGCCTTTCCCATTGAAACAGCAGATCGCGCAGGCGCTCGGCTTCCCGCCGCAGAATGTCCGGATCATCACGCCGTACCTGGGCGGCGGTTTTGGTGGAAAGTCTGCCGCGAGGCAGGCAGCGGAGGCGGCACGCCTCGCTCAATTGGTGGGGAAACCCGTGCAGGTGGTGTGGGGGCGTGCGGAGGAGTTTTTCTACGATACCTTCCGGCCCGCGGCCGTCGTCAAGGTCCGCTCCGGTGTCGATGGCGCTGGAAAATTGGTTCTGTGGCAGTTCGAGGTTTTGGCCGCCGGCGACCGCGGAGCGCGCCAGTTTTATGAGATCCCCCACCAGCGGACGACTTCCGCCGGTGGTTGGCAGGGGGGCAATCCGGCGGAGATGCATCCCTTTGGGGTTGGCCCCTGGCGCGCGCCTTCCGCCAACACCAACACGTTTGCGCGGGAGTCGCAGATCGACATCCTGGCCTGGAAGCTCAGGATGGATCCGGTGGAGTTCCGCCGGACCCACCTCGCCGACAAGCGCATGCGGCGTGTTCTGGAAGCAGCCGCAAAACAGTTCGACTGGAAGGCGGTGCGCACGCCCAGCAGCCGCGGCGTGGGGGTGGCTTGCGGCATCGACTCGGGATCCTATGTCGCCACCATGGCCCAGGTGGACGTCAACAAGAGCACAGGGCGCGTCCAGGTGAAGCGCGTGGTTTGCGCCCAGGATGAAGGTGTGATCGTCAACCCCGACGGCTCGCGCCAGCAAATGGAAGGCTGCATCACCATGGGCCTGGGCTACGCGCTCACCGAGGAAGTCCGGTTCCAAGACGGCAAGATACTGGATCGCAATTTCGACACCTACGAGATCCCGCGCTTTACATGGCTGCCACAGATCGAGACCATCCTGGTCGAGAATCCCGAGGTGCCGCCGCAGGGCTGCGGAGAACCGGCGATCATCACCATGGGCGCCGTCATCGCCAACGCGATCTTTGACGCCGTGGGTGCGCGGGTGCTGCAGTTGCCTATGACTCCTGCACGCGTGCTCGAGGCCATGAAACGCGCCTGA
- a CDS encoding (2Fe-2S)-binding protein: MQRTISFTLNGTPTQVKVDEDRVLLWVLRQDLGLTGTKFGCGEAHCGACTVIVDRQAVRSCSVRMKDVSGKHLLTIEGLGAGGTLHPLQAAFAKHHAFQCGYCTPGMVLNAYALLLRTARPTRAEILQGMDDNLCRCGAYTRIVDAIQEAAAAMKGGAS; encoded by the coding sequence ATGCAGCGGACCATCTCATTCACTCTCAATGGAACACCGACCCAGGTCAAGGTCGACGAAGACCGCGTGCTGCTTTGGGTTCTGCGCCAGGACCTGGGCTTGACGGGCACGAAGTTCGGGTGCGGCGAGGCCCATTGCGGCGCCTGCACCGTCATCGTGGACAGGCAAGCGGTACGTTCCTGCTCCGTCCGCATGAAGGACGTTTCCGGCAAACACTTGCTGACGATCGAAGGGCTCGGCGCCGGCGGCACCCTGCACCCCCTGCAAGCGGCATTCGCCAAGCATCACGCCTTTCAGTGCGGTTACTGCACGCCGGGAATGGTCCTAAACGCCTATGCACTGCTGCTGCGTACAGCGCGGCCCACGCGCGCCGAAATTCTCCAGGGCATGGACGACAACCTCTGCCGCTGCGGCGCGTACACCCGCATTGTGGATGCCATCCAGGAAGCCGCGGCCGCCATGAAAGGGGGCGCGTCGTGA
- a CDS encoding nucleotide sugar dehydrogenase — protein sequence MTVASAAVRIPSDFRSRIDARTARIGVIGLGYVGLPLVLLFSGEKFAITGFDVDQRKVDTLNSGGSYIVRIEASQIRSARERGFTPTTEFARISDMDAVIICVPTPLDEFRQPDMSYIVKTAESIAPYLHAGQLVILESTTYPGTTEEVLVPILEKGNKNGLKAARNGQSADNVFYVAFSPEREDPGRTDIERHDIPKVVGGLDATAGELAAAVYGAIFRRTVRVSTPAVAEMTKLLENIYRCVNIAMVNELKLLCLRMGVDIWEVIEAAKTKPFGFQAFYPGPGLGGHCIPVDPYYLSWKAKEFDFQARFIELAGDINTAMPYHVVASVSGALNRHKKALNGAKVLVLGVAYKKDIDDLRESPSLTIIELLQHEGAAVSYNDPYFAFVGKGRKYDLQMRSTPLDNLGQYDCVLIVTDHSAYDYARIVRESKLVVDSRNATRGITAPNIVRC from the coding sequence ATGACTGTCGCCTCCGCTGCGGTACGAATCCCGAGCGATTTCCGGTCCAGGATTGATGCCCGCACCGCTCGTATCGGAGTGATTGGTCTCGGCTACGTCGGCCTCCCCTTGGTGCTGCTCTTTTCCGGCGAAAAGTTCGCCATCACCGGTTTCGACGTGGACCAGCGGAAAGTTGACACGCTGAACAGCGGCGGGTCGTACATCGTCCGTATTGAGGCTTCGCAGATCCGGTCGGCCCGCGAACGCGGGTTCACCCCCACCACCGAATTTGCCCGCATTTCCGACATGGACGCGGTCATCATCTGCGTTCCCACCCCGCTGGACGAGTTCCGCCAGCCGGACATGAGCTACATCGTCAAGACCGCCGAGTCCATCGCGCCCTATCTCCACGCCGGCCAGCTCGTGATTCTCGAGAGCACCACCTATCCGGGCACGACGGAAGAGGTGCTGGTTCCCATCCTCGAGAAAGGAAACAAGAACGGCCTGAAAGCCGCGCGCAACGGCCAGTCCGCGGACAACGTCTTCTATGTCGCTTTCTCGCCCGAGCGCGAAGATCCGGGCCGAACCGACATCGAGCGCCATGACATTCCCAAGGTTGTCGGCGGGCTGGATGCGACCGCCGGTGAGCTGGCAGCGGCGGTGTACGGCGCCATCTTTCGCCGCACCGTCCGCGTCTCCACCCCCGCGGTGGCGGAAATGACCAAGCTGCTGGAGAACATCTATCGCTGCGTCAACATCGCCATGGTGAACGAACTCAAATTGCTTTGCCTGCGCATGGGTGTGGACATCTGGGAAGTGATCGAAGCCGCGAAAACCAAGCCCTTCGGATTCCAGGCGTTCTATCCCGGTCCGGGTCTCGGCGGCCACTGCATTCCCGTCGATCCCTACTATCTCTCGTGGAAGGCGAAGGAGTTCGATTTCCAGGCCCGTTTCATCGAACTCGCCGGCGATATCAATACCGCCATGCCGTACCACGTCGTCGCTTCCGTTTCCGGGGCCCTGAACCGCCACAAGAAGGCGCTGAACGGCGCCAAGGTCCTGGTGCTCGGGGTGGCTTACAAGAAGGACATTGACGACCTGCGCGAATCCCCGTCGCTCACCATCATCGAGCTATTGCAGCACGAGGGCGCCGCGGTGTCGTACAACGATCCGTACTTTGCCTTTGTCGGGAAGGGGCGCAAGTACGATTTGCAAATGAGGAGCACGCCGCTGGACAACCTCGGACAGTACGATTGCGTGCTCATCGTGACCGACCATTCCGCTTACGACTACGCCCGCATCGTGCGTGAGTCCAAGCTGGTGGTGGACAGCCGCAACGCCACCCGCGGCATCACTGCGCCCAACATCGTGCGCTGCTGA
- a CDS encoding SDR family oxidoreductase, with amino-acid sequence MPVYLVTGIAGFIGSALAHALLERGERVRGIDNFSTGKSANVAGIRSRIELIEADLNDTAAAAEACRGADYVLHQAAIPSVPRSVVNPMESNRANVDGTLSLLIAARDAKVKRVVYASSSSLYGDTPTLPKREDMLPSPISPYAVSKLTGEYYMTSFYRVYGLETVSLRYFNVFGPRQDPTSQYSGVLAKFISCMLRGEQPTIFGDGEQSRDFTFVDNVVNANLCACTAPAAQVAGHAFNAATGRRVTLNQTYAALQKLTGYNGPPEYGPERAGDIKHSLADISRIEMVIGYKPTVMFEEGLRQTVDWYRTQAAAAE; translated from the coding sequence ATGCCTGTTTATCTGGTTACCGGAATCGCGGGCTTCATCGGATCTGCGCTCGCCCACGCATTGCTGGAGCGCGGCGAGCGCGTGCGCGGCATCGACAACTTCAGCACCGGCAAGTCGGCCAACGTTGCCGGCATCCGCTCGCGGATCGAGCTGATCGAGGCCGACCTCAACGATACCGCAGCCGCCGCCGAAGCCTGTCGCGGCGCCGACTACGTGCTGCACCAGGCGGCCATCCCTTCCGTTCCAAGGTCGGTGGTGAACCCGATGGAAAGCAACCGTGCCAACGTGGACGGCACCCTCAGCCTTCTCATTGCCGCGCGCGATGCCAAAGTCAAGCGCGTCGTCTACGCGTCGTCGTCGTCGCTGTACGGCGACACGCCCACTCTGCCGAAGCGCGAGGACATGCTCCCCAGCCCCATTTCGCCGTACGCCGTGTCCAAGCTGACCGGCGAGTACTACATGACTTCCTTTTACCGCGTGTACGGATTGGAGACGGTGTCGCTACGCTACTTCAATGTCTTCGGCCCGCGCCAGGATCCCACGTCGCAATATTCCGGCGTGCTGGCGAAATTCATTTCCTGCATGCTGCGGGGCGAGCAGCCCACCATTTTCGGCGATGGCGAGCAAAGCCGTGACTTCACCTTTGTCGATAATGTTGTGAATGCCAACCTGTGCGCCTGCACTGCACCAGCAGCGCAGGTGGCGGGACACGCGTTCAATGCGGCCACCGGGCGCCGCGTGACGCTCAACCAGACATATGCGGCGCTGCAGAAGTTGACCGGCTACAACGGCCCGCCGGAATATGGCCCTGAGCGCGCGGGCGACATCAAACACTCACTCGCCGACATCTCACGGATCGAAATGGTAATCGGGTACAAGCCCACGGTGATGTTCGAGGAGGGTCTGCGCCAAACCGTGGACTGGTATCGTACCCAGGCGGCCGCCGCAGAGTGA
- a CDS encoding SDR family oxidoreductase, protein MRALVTGGAGFLGSHLCDYLLAHDWDVVCIDNEVTGTESNLCHLLGNTRFEYVRADVSRDLTYAGSLDYVLHFASPASPPDYHRFPIETLQVGSFGTYHALRLAEEKRAKFLLASTSECYGDPEVSPQPETYWGHVNPVGPRSVYDEAKRFSEALTMAFHRARGVDTRIVRIFNTYGPRMRLNDGRALPNFLYQALTGKPITVYGDGSQTRSFCYVSDLIEGIYRLMQSEEHFPVNIGNPNEITILEFAKRIKSLTASDVPIVFEPLPEDDPKQRRPDISKAQRLLNWQPEISLQEGLERTLHYFRDRAAAVGTRR, encoded by the coding sequence ATGCGAGCATTGGTCACCGGTGGTGCGGGATTTCTCGGGTCACACCTGTGCGACTACCTGTTAGCTCACGACTGGGATGTGGTCTGCATCGACAATGAGGTCACCGGAACCGAGTCGAACCTATGCCATCTGCTCGGCAATACACGATTTGAGTACGTTCGGGCGGATGTCAGTCGAGACCTCACGTATGCCGGCAGCCTGGATTACGTGCTGCATTTTGCCTCGCCCGCCAGCCCGCCGGATTACCACCGGTTTCCCATCGAGACGCTGCAGGTCGGGTCCTTCGGCACGTACCACGCGCTCCGGCTAGCGGAGGAGAAGCGCGCCAAGTTCCTGTTGGCATCCACCTCGGAGTGCTATGGAGATCCGGAAGTCAGTCCGCAGCCGGAGACGTACTGGGGGCACGTGAACCCGGTTGGGCCGCGCAGCGTTTACGATGAGGCCAAACGGTTTTCCGAAGCGCTAACCATGGCGTTCCACCGGGCCCGCGGCGTGGACACCAGAATCGTGCGTATCTTCAATACCTACGGTCCTCGCATGCGCCTGAACGACGGCCGCGCTCTGCCCAACTTTCTTTACCAGGCACTGACGGGCAAACCGATCACCGTGTATGGAGATGGGTCGCAGACGCGCAGTTTCTGCTACGTGTCGGACCTGATCGAAGGCATCTACCGGCTGATGCAATCGGAGGAACATTTTCCGGTCAACATTGGTAATCCGAACGAGATTACGATCCTGGAATTTGCGAAACGCATCAAGTCGCTGACCGCATCCGATGTACCGATTGTGTTTGAGCCGCTGCCCGAGGATGATCCCAAGCAACGGCGGCCTGACATCAGCAAGGCACAGCGCCTGTTGAATTGGCAGCCGGAAATTTCGCTGCAGGAGGGGCTGGAGCGAACGTTGCATTACTTCCGTGACCGGGCTGCTGCAGTCGGAACTAGGCGCTGA
- a CDS encoding UpxY family transcription antiterminator, giving the protein MSSPATVMSTLLSSPMLTLAPAGLAEASPAEWYALYTRSRHEKQVAARLQQLDIEYFLPVYSSVRRWKDRRVNLQLPLFPGYIFVQTSFQHRIQVLSVPGALRFVAFSGRPAALPESDLLRLRIGLDHGIRAQPHPYLKVGRRVRVCSGPLAGTEGILLRKKNQFRLIVSIDLIMRSVAVEIDSADVEPVR; this is encoded by the coding sequence ATGTCATCGCCTGCCACTGTGATGAGCACATTGCTGTCCTCGCCGATGCTCACGCTGGCTCCCGCCGGGCTGGCAGAAGCGTCACCCGCTGAGTGGTACGCGCTCTACACTCGCTCTCGTCACGAGAAGCAAGTTGCCGCCAGGCTTCAGCAGCTCGACATTGAGTATTTCCTTCCGGTCTACTCCAGTGTTCGCCGCTGGAAAGACCGCCGGGTCAACCTCCAGCTCCCCTTGTTTCCCGGTTATATCTTCGTCCAGACCTCCTTCCAGCACCGCATCCAGGTGCTGAGTGTTCCCGGGGCGCTACGCTTCGTCGCCTTCAGCGGGCGTCCTGCCGCTCTTCCCGAATCCGACCTGCTGCGGTTGCGCATCGGTCTGGATCACGGAATTCGTGCCCAGCCTCATCCTTATCTGAAAGTCGGCCGGCGGGTCCGCGTCTGCAGTGGTCCCCTGGCCGGGACCGAAGGAATTCTGCTACGCAAGAAAAATCAGTTTCGGCTGATTGTGTCCATCGATCTCATCATGCGCTCGGTCGCGGTTGAAATCGACTCCGCCGACGTCGAGCCCGTGCGCTGA